One genomic window of Biomphalaria glabrata chromosome 9, xgBioGlab47.1, whole genome shotgun sequence includes the following:
- the LOC106069165 gene encoding L-proline trans-4-hydroxylase-like — translation MPLKEYTYSDKFEVTNQVKNDFDEAGYIIVRGLLDTEELLKVKQALEGTDALLKHSFQINDSEGRKSRLCLWSHPGNDVTGMVGRCEKVAGTSEKLLGGEVYHYHTKLMMKEPFTGGEHVWHQDYGYWYKNGCLYPDMLTVFIAIDKCWKENGCLQILEGSHKCGRIEHVMVGGQTGADLERVDQLKKVLPLEFVELEPGDALFFHSNLLHNSAPNQSPYRRWAFLCAYNKASNNPVYEHHHPQYTPLKKVSNSAIKECTNITDMSEKDFMDPSQDKTIIVNKEVK, via the exons ATGCCACTGAAAG AGTACACCTATTCTGATAAGTTTGAAGTGACcaatcaagtcaagaatgattTTGATGAGGCTGGCTATATCATTGTGAG AGGTCTTCTTGACACAGAAGAGTTACTGAAAGTAAAACAAGCTCTTGAAGGCACTGATGCATTGTTAAAACATTCATTCCAG ATCAATGACAGTGAAGGTCGCAAAAGTCGCTTGTGCTTGTGGAGTCATCCAGGAAATGATGTCACTGGAATGGTTGGTCGCTGTGAAAAAGTTGCAGGCACTTCTGAAAaa tTGTTAGGTGGTGAGGTCTACCATTACCACACAAAACTCATGATGAAGGAACCATTTACTGGTGGGGAGCATGTATGGCATCAAGATTATGG TTACTGGTACAAGAATGGCTGCCTGTACCCTGATATGTTGACTGTCTTCATTGCTATAGACAAATGTTGGAAGGAGAATGGATGTTTACAG ATTCTAGAAGGCTCTCACAAGTGTGGTCGCATTGAGCATGTCATGGTTGGGGGTCAGACTGGAGCCGACCTTGAGAGGGTTGACCAGTTGAAGAAAGTTTTGCCGCTAGAATTTGTGGAGCTAGAACCTG GGGATGCTCTATTTTTTCACTCTAACTTGCTACACAACAGTGCTCCTAATCAGAGCCCCTATCGTCGATGGGCTTTCCTTTGTGCCTATAACAAGGCCAGCAACAATCCAGTCTATGAACATCATCACCCACAGTACACTCCCTTAAAGAAG GTGTCCAATTCAGCAATCAAAGAATGCACTAATATTACAGACATGTCTGAAAAAGACTTTATGGACCCTAGCCAAGATAAAACTATTATTGTCAACAAGGAAGTTAAGTGA